One window of the Methanomassiliicoccaceae archaeon DOK genome contains the following:
- a CDS encoding restriction endonuclease, with protein MGFTEDLAALTATVRQRVAVVKTEEATKMSLIVPMLQTWGYDPFNPLEVTPEFTADVGTKQKEKVDYAIKRDGEPIILIECKPAGMPLDRHGSQLFRYFAVCPAKIGILTNGTEYRFFSDTEAENKMDLVPFLTVNLLDLKPGQENQLAKFCREAFDMDALMPSIQALAERRQLQEAIARAFDDPPEELVKYFIRQVHDGPIQAKVLEKYTPMVRDGLRAYFTERVNTRLQNAISDEPADLPEGSSDGVETTDDELAGLRIVQAIAAELVDPERLVPRDNKSYFNILLDDTIRQQVCRLYLNTSNWYIGTYETKEEVKEPIEKLSDIYRHREQIIAAIRRYEGGRE; from the coding sequence ATGGGATTCACAGAAGACTTAGCCGCGCTCACCGCGACCGTCCGCCAGAGGGTCGCTGTCGTGAAGACGGAGGAGGCGACGAAGATGTCGCTGATCGTGCCGATGCTCCAGACCTGGGGATACGACCCCTTCAACCCCCTGGAGGTCACACCGGAGTTCACAGCCGACGTCGGGACGAAGCAGAAGGAGAAGGTCGACTACGCCATCAAGAGGGACGGGGAGCCCATCATCCTCATCGAATGCAAGCCCGCGGGCATGCCACTGGACAGGCACGGGAGCCAGCTGTTCCGCTACTTCGCCGTGTGCCCGGCGAAGATCGGGATCCTCACGAACGGCACGGAGTACCGTTTCTTCTCCGACACAGAGGCCGAGAACAAGATGGACCTGGTGCCCTTCCTGACCGTGAACCTGCTCGATCTCAAGCCGGGGCAGGAGAACCAGCTCGCCAAGTTCTGCAGGGAGGCGTTCGACATGGACGCCCTCATGCCGTCCATCCAGGCACTCGCCGAGAGGAGGCAGCTGCAGGAAGCCATCGCAAGGGCGTTCGACGACCCGCCGGAGGAGCTGGTCAAATACTTCATCAGGCAGGTCCACGACGGCCCCATACAGGCCAAGGTGCTGGAGAAGTACACGCCGATGGTTAGGGACGGACTGCGCGCATACTTCACGGAGCGGGTCAACACGAGGCTGCAGAACGCCATCAGCGACGAGCCCGCCGACCTTCCCGAGGGGAGCTCCGACGGCGTCGAGACCACCGACGACGAGCTCGCGGGCCTCAGGATCGTTCAGGCCATCGCCGCGGAGCTTGTGGACCCGGAGAGGCTGGTGCCGAGGGACAACAAGTCCTACTTCAACATCCTCTTGGACGACACCATACGCCAGCAGGTCTGCAGGCTCTATCTCAACACGTCCAACTGGTACATCGGCACGTATGAGACCAAGGAGGAGGTCAAGGAACCCATCGAAAAGCTGTCGGACATCTACAGGCACCGCGAGCAGATCATCGCGGCGATCAGGAGGTACGAGGGTGGAAGGGAGTAA
- a CDS encoding reverse transcriptase produces MVKRYGNLWEKVVSIENITKAYHESRKGKTSKPGVRKVDEDPSTYILEIQRLLMTKEYRSGEYREFKIHERGKDRLVYDVDYFPHRIVHWALMLVIRPILMDSIGDHSYAAMQGRGSHQALAKLREYMRRDPEGTRYCFKMDVRKYFPSIDKDLMMKKLERKIKDPDVLWLCSEIIYGYPGPGLPIGNYTSQYFANYYLASIDRHMKQVMHCHHYLRYMDDIVVLGKSKSWLRRVKKRMDQLLTESGLKMKSNWQIFPVESRGVDFVGYRTFHDFCLVRTRNKCKMKRAMRRLEAKLDAGQDLDEHDRGCLASWSGILGWCDSWRLSKKTIRRVKRKMEAREWMRSPQHRTRAPSSS; encoded by the coding sequence ATGGTGAAAAGATACGGAAACCTCTGGGAGAAGGTGGTCTCGATTGAGAACATCACGAAGGCGTACCACGAGAGCCGGAAGGGCAAGACCTCCAAGCCGGGCGTGCGTAAGGTCGACGAGGACCCATCGACGTACATCCTCGAGATCCAACGGCTGCTGATGACCAAGGAGTACAGAAGCGGCGAGTACCGCGAGTTCAAGATCCATGAGAGAGGGAAGGACAGACTGGTCTATGACGTCGATTATTTCCCGCACCGCATCGTGCATTGGGCTCTGATGCTGGTCATCCGTCCGATCCTCATGGACAGCATAGGCGACCACTCCTATGCGGCCATGCAGGGGCGCGGATCGCATCAGGCACTCGCCAAGCTGAGGGAGTACATGCGCAGAGATCCTGAGGGAACCAGATATTGCTTCAAGATGGATGTCAGGAAGTATTTTCCATCCATCGACAAGGATCTGATGATGAAGAAGCTGGAGCGGAAGATCAAGGACCCCGACGTCCTGTGGCTCTGCAGCGAGATCATCTACGGGTACCCCGGCCCTGGACTCCCCATCGGCAACTACACATCGCAGTATTTCGCCAACTATTATTTGGCGAGCATCGACCGCCACATGAAGCAGGTCATGCACTGCCACCACTACCTGCGCTACATGGATGACATTGTGGTCCTTGGCAAGTCGAAGTCATGGCTCCGCAGGGTCAAGAAGCGCATGGATCAGCTTCTGACTGAAAGTGGTCTGAAGATGAAATCGAACTGGCAGATCTTCCCGGTCGAGAGCCGCGGAGTGGACTTCGTCGGATACAGGACGTTCCATGATTTCTGCCTGGTTCGGACAAGGAACAAATGCAAGATGAAGAGGGCCATGAGAAGGCTCGAGGCGAAGCTCGATGCAGGTCAGGACCTCGACGAGCACGATCGCGGGTGCCTCGCATCATGGAGCGGCATCCTGGGATGGTGCGACAGCTGGCGCCTTTCGAAGAAGACGATCAGACGTGTGAAGAGGAAAATGGAGGCGAGAGAATGGATGCGGTCACCGCAACATCGGACACGCGCCCCGTCGAGCTCGTGA
- a CDS encoding tyrosine-type recombinase/integrase, whose protein sequence is MTDFKQLDDYLNYLRAHGRRESTLRNYSINLNMILRTLKEGGHPHTAEEITADDVTWLNLVLSERVTENTRSQYLSMLTVFVIHYTGRDVKKQADILFNDERVPSKTPFITPEQFAQLYAKGSETDRMILVLGAYMGLRRMEIARLKEEDIHGEMMTIYGKGHGPNGKVVTMVIPQRVRKEIETYRRWKEAHPFGHEGEYLIESGRRHQMLRGISPDAVDRRMYRLAEDLGIEFAPHSLRRLFATTLYYEAGVDLITLKNLMRHSKSSSTVERYIAPYKKFEREASEELSRILGGALGEL, encoded by the coding sequence ATGACGGACTTCAAGCAGCTGGACGACTATCTGAACTACCTGAGAGCGCATGGACGCAGGGAATCCACGCTCCGCAACTATTCCATCAACCTCAACATGATCCTCCGCACCCTGAAGGAGGGAGGGCACCCCCACACCGCCGAGGAGATCACGGCCGACGACGTCACATGGCTCAACCTCGTCCTCTCGGAGAGGGTCACGGAGAACACTCGCAGCCAGTACCTTAGCATGCTGACCGTGTTCGTGATCCACTACACCGGACGCGACGTCAAGAAGCAGGCGGACATCCTTTTCAACGACGAGCGCGTCCCGTCCAAGACGCCTTTCATAACTCCTGAGCAATTCGCGCAGCTTTACGCCAAGGGAAGCGAGACCGACCGCATGATCCTCGTCCTCGGAGCCTACATGGGTCTCAGGAGGATGGAGATCGCCCGCTTGAAAGAGGAGGACATCCACGGGGAGATGATGACCATCTACGGGAAGGGCCACGGCCCCAACGGGAAGGTTGTCACGATGGTCATCCCCCAGAGGGTCCGGAAAGAGATCGAGACGTACAGGAGATGGAAGGAGGCACATCCCTTCGGCCACGAGGGTGAGTACCTGATCGAGTCCGGCAGGAGGCACCAGATGCTCAGGGGGATCTCACCGGATGCGGTGGACCGCAGGATGTACCGTCTCGCCGAGGATCTCGGCATCGAGTTCGCGCCGCACTCCCTCAGACGCCTCTTCGCCACCACCCTGTACTACGAGGCAGGCGTGGATCTGATAACCCTGAAGAATCTCATGCGTCACAGCAAGAGCAGTTCGACTGTCGAGCGCTATATCGCACCCTACAAGAAGTTCGAGCGCGAAGCCAGCGAGGAGCTGTCCAGGATCCTTGGCGGAGCCCTCGGTGAATTATAA
- a CDS encoding YkgJ family cysteine cluster protein, with amino-acid sequence MAVYRGKYILEGLGSITPEMEHNLDLAYGICMSYKEDFPCEMCGRCCHQPHIVVRPEEIDRISSSANIPLYDFMRNYLVQTADGRFLFKKTNPCAFLGPDNRCTIWKDRPQICDDFPYAVSMFMSRVYLALTNPDADINELISYMDDSWPCTGVIKKDIADRVEAARKDVVPM; translated from the coding sequence ATGGCGGTATACCGCGGGAAGTACATCCTCGAGGGCCTGGGCAGCATCACTCCCGAGATGGAGCACAACCTGGACCTCGCCTACGGCATCTGTATGTCGTACAAGGAGGACTTCCCCTGCGAGATGTGCGGCAGGTGCTGTCACCAGCCGCATATCGTGGTACGCCCCGAGGAGATCGACAGGATCTCGTCCTCGGCCAACATACCGCTCTACGACTTCATGAGGAACTACCTCGTGCAGACGGCGGACGGCAGGTTCCTGTTCAAGAAGACCAACCCCTGCGCCTTCCTCGGACCGGACAACAGATGCACGATTTGGAAGGACCGCCCCCAGATCTGCGACGACTTCCCCTACGCGGTGTCGATGTTCATGTCCAGGGTCTATCTGGCCCTGACCAACCCCGACGCCGACATAAACGAGCTCATATCCTACATGGACGACAGCTGGCCCTGCACCGGCGTGATCAAGAAGGACATCGCCGACAGGGTCGAGGCAGCCCGCAAGGACGTAGTCCCGATGTGA
- a CDS encoding 2,3-bisphosphoglycerate-independent phosphoglycerate mutase gives MAAEKKILIVIMDGLGDRACPELRGLTPLQYIRHPNLDWFLTHGQGGICDPIGPGIRAGSDTAHLSILGYDLRDVYTGRGPFEALGIGMDIQPGDVALRCNFATVDDSLEIIDRRAGRIREPETTELVECLDGIEIDGVECLVRESTEHRAVLLLRGDGLSPNITDADPGGDTHLMMCEPLDEDAEFTASVVNRFMEECYERLKNHPTNRKRTAAGLPPANILVPRGAGSFPNIEPFPEKYNVSAACVAGVGLIKGICKACGLDIYPLPDNCDGTMDSDFIIKAQCAMEALDEYDFVLMNCKAPDIAGHDGDAKAKSEVIKRLDTMAGYIKDNMPEDLVVVLTCDHCTPCILQDHSGDPVPIAIFTRNMVRDDASEFSETGCARGGIGRIRGRDIVPICMDLANRTEKYGS, from the coding sequence ATGGCGGCGGAGAAGAAGATACTCATCGTTATCATGGACGGACTGGGCGACAGGGCCTGTCCCGAACTCAGGGGTCTGACTCCGCTGCAGTACATCAGACACCCGAACCTCGACTGGTTCCTCACCCATGGCCAGGGAGGCATCTGCGACCCTATCGGCCCGGGCATCAGGGCCGGGAGCGACACCGCCCACCTGTCCATACTGGGATACGACCTACGGGATGTGTACACCGGAAGGGGCCCCTTCGAGGCCCTCGGGATAGGCATGGACATCCAGCCCGGAGACGTCGCCCTGAGATGCAACTTCGCCACCGTGGACGATTCCCTGGAGATCATAGACCGCAGAGCCGGGAGGATCAGGGAACCCGAGACCACCGAGCTGGTCGAGTGCCTGGACGGGATCGAGATCGACGGGGTTGAGTGCCTCGTCAGGGAGAGCACCGAGCACAGGGCGGTCCTGCTGCTCAGAGGGGACGGCCTGAGCCCCAACATCACCGATGCCGACCCCGGAGGGGACACCCATCTGATGATGTGCGAACCCCTCGACGAGGATGCGGAGTTCACGGCATCTGTCGTGAACAGGTTCATGGAGGAGTGCTACGAACGCCTGAAGAACCACCCGACCAACAGGAAGAGGACGGCAGCAGGCCTTCCTCCGGCGAACATCCTCGTGCCCAGGGGCGCCGGGAGCTTCCCCAACATAGAACCGTTCCCGGAGAAGTACAACGTGTCCGCGGCGTGTGTCGCCGGCGTCGGCCTGATTAAAGGGATCTGCAAGGCGTGCGGACTGGACATCTACCCCCTGCCGGACAACTGCGACGGCACCATGGACTCCGACTTCATAATCAAGGCCCAGTGCGCCATGGAGGCCCTGGACGAGTACGACTTCGTGCTGATGAACTGCAAGGCCCCGGACATCGCCGGCCACGACGGCGACGCCAAGGCCAAGAGCGAGGTCATCAAGAGACTCGACACCATGGCCGGCTACATCAAGGACAACATGCCGGAGGATCTCGTGGTCGTCCTGACCTGCGACCACTGCACCCCCTGCATCCTCCAGGACCACAGCGGAGACCCCGTCCCGATAGCGATCTTCACCAGGAACATGGTCAGGGACGACGCCAGCGAGTTCAGCGAGACGGGATGCGCCAGAGGAGGGATCGGGAGGATCCGCGGCAGGGACATCGTCCCGATCTGCATGGACCTGGCCAACCGCACCGAGAAGTACGGGTCATGA
- a CDS encoding peptidase codes for MEILSPAGNPDGLAAAVKGGCDAVYLAGKDFGARAFAGNFTDRQLEGAVNYAHDHGVRVHVTVNTSVKNQEMSDAVTFVRFLKDIGADAVLVQDLGLMRCIQGIDIAKHASTQMGIHSLEGLEWCAENGFDRAVLARELTMEELSRIVPDSPIETEVFIQGALCYCMSGGCLMSSFMGGRSGNRGSCAQPCRKRYESAEGSGYLLSCADLFGVDRIEALRDIGVTSLKIEGRMRSPAYAYLSAKVYSMAEDGDFSEDYQESLKLLRTVFNRGTCTGYLDGVVSPVQSLYPDNRGFHLGEVEIRDRSFQWNGDEPIGVKDGISIFRDDEKVGGFKVVETDPIRIPFKIPDGRYQIYRTYDPRIDVVKNLIGNTPKLDGKTPRHHQDVVLDKLPHRSRRPEYSVYVNTIKTLDAVLPYADRVYFEHGDRIEEAREMCSAKGVECVDLLPRFDALDEVSPEGPVMVNGPGQYRLCRDSPRIYASSVFNCYNSWFLLDVYQTTLSVELSRNEVSDLIAHCPGRFEVMAFGRTELMYSRDPGLASGSIKDEKEASFPVYRDKRGFAHILNSVDLFLLDSVEELGRSGVMSLGIDLRKRPPVLAKALGEYIRRPDPKLRSKIEEMCGGFTYGLYRRGL; via the coding sequence GTGGAAATACTGTCGCCTGCAGGGAACCCCGACGGACTCGCGGCCGCCGTCAAAGGGGGATGTGACGCCGTCTATCTGGCCGGCAAGGACTTTGGAGCGAGGGCCTTCGCCGGGAACTTCACCGACCGTCAGCTGGAGGGCGCGGTTAACTACGCCCATGACCACGGCGTGAGGGTCCATGTAACCGTCAACACCTCCGTCAAGAACCAGGAGATGTCGGATGCGGTGACGTTCGTCAGGTTCCTGAAGGACATCGGCGCAGACGCCGTCCTGGTCCAGGACCTGGGCCTCATGAGGTGCATTCAGGGCATCGACATCGCCAAGCACGCCTCCACCCAGATGGGCATCCATTCCCTCGAGGGGCTGGAGTGGTGTGCCGAGAACGGTTTCGACAGAGCCGTTCTGGCAAGGGAGCTCACGATGGAGGAGCTCTCCCGCATAGTCCCAGATTCGCCGATCGAGACCGAGGTCTTCATCCAGGGCGCCCTGTGCTACTGCATGTCCGGAGGATGCCTGATGTCGAGCTTCATGGGTGGACGCAGCGGCAACCGCGGCTCCTGCGCCCAGCCGTGCAGGAAGCGCTACGAGTCCGCCGAGGGATCGGGTTATCTGCTCAGCTGTGCCGACCTCTTCGGGGTCGACCGCATCGAGGCCCTGAGGGACATAGGTGTCACATCGCTGAAGATCGAGGGCCGCATGAGGTCCCCCGCATACGCGTACCTGTCCGCGAAGGTCTACTCCATGGCGGAGGACGGGGACTTCTCAGAGGACTATCAGGAGTCGCTCAAGCTGCTCAGGACCGTTTTCAACCGCGGGACCTGCACCGGGTATCTGGACGGTGTCGTGTCGCCGGTCCAGTCGCTCTATCCGGACAACAGGGGGTTCCATCTCGGCGAGGTGGAGATCCGCGACCGCTCCTTCCAGTGGAACGGGGACGAGCCCATAGGCGTGAAGGACGGCATATCCATTTTCAGGGACGACGAGAAGGTCGGAGGCTTCAAGGTCGTGGAGACCGACCCGATCAGGATCCCGTTCAAGATACCCGACGGCAGGTATCAGATATACCGCACTTACGACCCGCGCATCGACGTGGTCAAGAACCTCATCGGCAACACCCCGAAGCTAGACGGCAAGACTCCGAGGCACCACCAGGACGTGGTTCTGGACAAGCTGCCCCACAGGTCCAGGAGGCCGGAGTACTCCGTCTACGTGAACACGATCAAGACCCTGGACGCGGTCCTCCCGTATGCGGACCGTGTTTACTTCGAGCACGGGGACAGGATCGAGGAGGCCAGGGAGATGTGCTCCGCCAAGGGGGTCGAGTGCGTCGACCTCCTCCCCAGGTTCGACGCCCTGGACGAGGTGTCCCCCGAAGGCCCGGTCATGGTCAATGGCCCCGGGCAGTACAGGCTCTGCAGGGACTCCCCGCGCATATACGCCAGCAGCGTGTTCAACTGCTACAACTCCTGGTTCCTTCTCGACGTCTACCAGACCACCCTGTCCGTGGAGCTCTCCAGGAACGAGGTCTCCGACCTGATCGCTCACTGTCCCGGGAGGTTCGAGGTCATGGCGTTCGGAAGGACGGAGCTCATGTACTCCCGCGATCCGGGACTCGCCAGCGGCTCCATAAAGGACGAGAAGGAGGCATCCTTCCCTGTCTACAGGGACAAGCGCGGCTTCGCCCACATCCTGAATTCCGTGGACCTCTTCCTGCTCGACAGCGTGGAGGAGCTGGGCAGGTCCGGCGTCATGTCGCTGGGCATCGACCTGAGGAAGCGCCCGCCGGTGCTGGCGAAGGCGCTCGGGGAGTACATCAGGCGTCCTGATCCGAAGCTCAGGTCGAAGATCGAGGAGATGTGCGGCGGTTTCACCTACGGACTGTACCGTCGCGGCCTGTGA
- a CDS encoding type IV secretion system protein VirB11 encodes MDLDGGSCPLPGERPRSFSFKPSETPAERGTPSPPSDFAGRFGMLVARDMRTKPSYTDCWITNSSDGLKQIASYMTEQGSVLVGMSDDGEVEYNLTPREYAYPDALNAVVMDVIEGIRDRYREEGGPLDRDSVTGMARSLLTDRYEEIRRVCGPEGLDEVVGDICSIAYRHSVGAGIFDVLLSDPHIEDVYVDAPCDRNRVHVTMNGINGLNSHMRCRTNLMVEGREVDNLLNILKRESGLRFCHSDPVLETDFGDHDARVTVIGYPLSPNGNAVAIRKHSVRPWTLSRLIANGTVDPRTAGVLSYLVNSRATMLICGARGAGKSSLLSALMFEFPLSQRILTIEDTIELPGEAMRRLGYKVQTILVDERMRGDQLSRSDEALRVSLRMGESAIVLGEVRGEEARTLYQSMRAGRAGSAIMGTIHGDSAESVYNRVVYDIGIQPEAFMATDVVVTLGTVRDRRTGHLIRRVNELVTTGDRPGDFVDVSDADALFSSPVMRRAMQSSQAGRREAAKEIRARSMLRAHLAELGARDERFLGPEWILAANEAVSSMRRDSPAEAVLEEFRRRTGAQE; translated from the coding sequence ATGGACCTTGACGGCGGATCCTGCCCACTGCCTGGGGAGCGCCCGAGGTCGTTCTCGTTCAAGCCCTCGGAGACTCCCGCGGAACGTGGAACCCCTTCGCCGCCGTCTGATTTCGCGGGACGGTTCGGGATGCTTGTCGCGAGGGACATGCGCACGAAGCCGTCGTACACGGACTGCTGGATTACCAACTCCTCCGACGGCCTGAAGCAGATTGCGTCGTACATGACCGAGCAGGGCAGCGTGCTGGTCGGGATGTCCGACGACGGAGAGGTGGAGTACAACCTCACGCCGCGGGAGTACGCCTATCCCGACGCCCTCAACGCCGTCGTCATGGACGTCATAGAGGGGATACGCGACAGGTACCGCGAGGAGGGCGGCCCGCTGGACAGGGACAGCGTGACCGGGATGGCCAGGTCCCTGCTCACGGACAGATACGAGGAGATCCGGCGTGTCTGCGGCCCCGAGGGCCTCGACGAGGTCGTCGGGGACATATGCTCCATAGCATACAGGCACTCGGTTGGAGCGGGCATCTTCGACGTGCTCCTCTCGGACCCCCACATCGAGGACGTGTACGTTGACGCACCCTGCGATAGGAACAGGGTGCATGTCACCATGAACGGGATAAACGGGCTGAACTCCCACATGCGCTGCCGCACCAACCTCATGGTGGAGGGCAGGGAGGTGGACAACCTGCTGAACATACTGAAGAGGGAGAGCGGACTCAGGTTCTGCCACAGCGACCCCGTGCTCGAGACCGACTTCGGGGATCACGACGCCAGGGTGACGGTGATAGGCTATCCCCTGAGCCCCAACGGGAACGCTGTCGCCATAAGGAAGCACTCTGTGCGCCCCTGGACCCTGTCCAGGCTAATCGCCAACGGCACTGTGGACCCCAGGACCGCCGGTGTGCTCTCCTACCTTGTGAACAGCCGCGCAACCATGCTCATATGCGGCGCCAGAGGGGCCGGCAAGAGCTCGCTGCTTTCGGCCCTGATGTTCGAGTTCCCCCTCAGTCAGAGGATCCTCACCATCGAGGACACGATCGAGCTCCCAGGAGAGGCCATGAGACGCCTGGGGTACAAGGTCCAGACCATCCTGGTCGACGAGAGGATGCGCGGAGACCAGCTGTCACGCTCGGACGAGGCTCTCAGGGTGTCGCTGAGGATGGGGGAGTCGGCGATCGTTCTGGGAGAGGTGAGGGGCGAGGAGGCGAGGACCCTGTACCAGAGCATGAGGGCGGGCCGTGCTGGAAGCGCCATAATGGGGACCATCCACGGCGATTCGGCGGAATCCGTGTACAACAGGGTGGTGTACGACATCGGCATCCAGCCTGAGGCGTTCATGGCCACAGACGTCGTGGTCACGCTGGGCACAGTCAGGGACCGCAGGACGGGACACCTCATCCGCAGGGTGAACGAGCTGGTGACGACCGGTGACAGGCCCGGAGACTTCGTGGACGTGTCTGACGCCGACGCCCTGTTCTCGTCCCCGGTAATGAGGAGGGCGATGCAGTCGTCCCAGGCCGGAAGGAGGGAGGCTGCCAAGGAGATCCGCGCCAGATCAATGCTGAGGGCGCACCTGGCCGAACTGGGCGCCAGGGACGAGAGGTTCCTCGGCCCGGAGTGGATCCTGGCCGCGAACGAGGCCGTGTCCTCCATGAGGAGGGACTCCCCGGCGGAGGCCGTCCTGGAGGAGTTCAGGCGCAGGACGGGGGCCCAGGAATGA
- a CDS encoding DUF2085 domain-containing protein yields MTRRRWLALAASIFALALALMIAAPFMAPYGTFVGLDGSAANIEHGWMGHGPAGLAYLIGDIFCHQQETRSFILNGSQMPVCIRDTGILLGLVAGFLACWLMERRMTDRRVAVIGAALVAVMAVEWYAEGMVGDLPWIRFAAGAVGGAGAAFFLSWMLYRDTESDNPV; encoded by the coding sequence ATGACCCGCCGCCGGTGGTTGGCACTCGCAGCATCCATCTTCGCTCTGGCGCTGGCGCTCATGATCGCCGCACCGTTCATGGCACCCTACGGGACGTTCGTCGGCCTGGACGGGTCGGCGGCCAACATCGAGCACGGCTGGATGGGGCACGGCCCCGCAGGATTGGCGTACCTCATCGGCGACATCTTCTGCCACCAGCAGGAGACGAGGAGCTTCATCCTCAACGGGTCCCAGATGCCCGTGTGCATCAGGGACACCGGCATCCTGCTGGGCCTCGTCGCGGGATTCCTGGCATGCTGGCTCATGGAACGCCGGATGACGGACAGGAGGGTCGCAGTCATCGGTGCGGCCCTGGTCGCGGTCATGGCTGTGGAATGGTATGCCGAGGGGATGGTCGGCGACCTCCCGTGGATCAGGTTCGCCGCAGGCGCTGTCGGCGGTGCCGGCGCGGCATTCTTCCTGTCGTGGATGCTCTACCGCGACACCGAAAGCGATAATCCCGTCTGA
- a CDS encoding methyltransferase domain-containing protein has translation MANECDTEFWEGMSDVYSADDQADAPQRIVDRLFDTGSITGSDCVLEVGAGPGTYSLLLAHRVRILVCMDSSETMLDRLFANREVLEGCRVERFHQDWATYEPRKGYDFCFASLLPRSASGSSMERMEGAARRGCAIVCWESRWGDTLTGEVSRRLGTDTRLPVRGSTFYEDWLSDHHRDFHIERFPTTAYRTVPLQQLVDSEVTRFRMYGVEGDVAGAVTDILAPDTEDGVVRVKAENVLRLVRWECPQA, from the coding sequence ATGGCAAACGAGTGCGACACCGAGTTCTGGGAGGGGATGTCCGACGTGTACAGTGCGGACGATCAGGCGGATGCCCCGCAGAGGATAGTTGACAGGCTGTTCGACACGGGATCGATCACGGGGTCCGACTGCGTCCTGGAGGTCGGTGCCGGCCCCGGGACCTACTCTCTGCTCCTGGCGCACAGGGTGAGGATACTCGTCTGCATGGACTCCTCGGAGACCATGCTGGACAGGCTGTTCGCCAACAGGGAGGTCCTGGAGGGGTGCAGGGTCGAGAGGTTCCATCAGGACTGGGCGACGTACGAGCCCCGGAAGGGCTACGACTTCTGCTTCGCATCCCTTCTCCCGAGATCCGCGTCCGGTTCGTCCATGGAGAGGATGGAGGGTGCGGCGCGCAGAGGATGCGCCATAGTCTGCTGGGAGAGCAGATGGGGCGACACACTGACCGGAGAGGTGTCCCGCAGACTCGGGACGGACACCAGGCTTCCCGTCAGGGGCTCGACTTTCTACGAGGACTGGCTCTCTGACCACCACAGGGATTTCCACATCGAGAGGTTCCCCACCACTGCGTACAGGACGGTCCCTCTGCAGCAGCTCGTAGACTCCGAGGTCACGCGCTTCAGGATGTACGGGGTGGAGGGCGACGTCGCAGGGGCCGTCACCGACATACTGGCACCCGATACCGAGGACGGAGTCGTGAGGGTGAAGGCGGAGAACGTGCTCAGGCTGGTGAGGTGGGAGTGCCCTCAGGCGTGA